ACAAATGCCGCAGCCTTTGGAGGTTTAGTATGCGTACCCAAATCATTTACCCGGCCATTGGCGCGGCCAGTCTCATGGCCCTGCTGGTCGCCACCGGCGCCGCCGCCCAGTTGCGCCTTCTGAGCGACGGCCCGCAAATCGAACTGCGCGACATGGTCGCCCGCGTCGTCGTCACGCCGGAAGACCGCAGCGATATCGATATCCGCGTCCGTTACGGCAGCGTGAAGGTGCCGACCCTGATGGTTTCGCAGCGCGGTTCCACCACCGTGCTCAATGGCCACCTCAGCTCGGGCCGCCAGCCGAATTTCAGCTTCCGCATCAATGTCAATGACGATGACCAGGTCTCGGCGCGCAATGGCAAGGTCCATATCGCCGGCATCGGCCTGGTCAATGTCTCCGACCTGCCGCTGGTCTTTGTCCGCGTGCCGGCCAATGCCGTGGTCAAGGATTCGGCCTATACCTTCGGCCGCGTCGCGCCCAGCAAGAGCCTGGACTTCATCATGAACGGCGGCGGCGAATGGGCCATCGAGCCCGTGGCCGGCCCGCTCAACATCATCAACAGCGGCTCGGGCCGGATCTCGGTGGCCAGCGCCGGCGACAGCATTGTCGACAATATGGGGTCCGGCGACATCAATCTCGGCACGGTGCGCAATCTCCAGGCCGTCCTGACCGGCTCCGGCAATTTCAATGTCGAGCAAAGCGGCACGACCGCCCTGCAAAACCAGGGCGCCGGCGATGTCAGCATCAAGCGCAGCGGCGCGCTGAAGGTCCAGCTCAATGGCTCCGGCGACCTGACGCTCGGCGATATCATGGGGGGCTTAAGCGTCGTCAATAACGGTTCCAGCGACATCGCCGTCCAGCGCGTCGGGGGACCGGTCAATCTCGATATTTCCGGCTCCGGTGATGTTTCGATCGCCGGCGGCCAGGTGCCCGCCTTCGTTCTGCG
This sequence is a window from Asticcacaulis sp.. Protein-coding genes within it:
- a CDS encoding DUF2807 domain-containing protein, translating into MRTQIIYPAIGAASLMALLVATGAAAQLRLLSDGPQIELRDMVARVVVTPEDRSDIDIRVRYGSVKVPTLMVSQRGSTTVLNGHLSSGRQPNFSFRINVNDDDQVSARNGKVHIAGIGLVNVSDLPLVFVRVPANAVVKDSAYTFGRVAPSKSLDFIMNGGGEWAIEPVAGPLNIINSGSGRISVASAGDSIVDNMGSGDINLGTVRNLQAVLTGSGNFNVEQSGTTALQNQGAGDVSIKRSGALKVQLNGSGDLTLGDIMGGLSVVNNGSSDIAVQRVGGPVNLDISGSGDVSIAGGQVPAFVLRGSGSGDVSYGGITNTVNVDTNGSGDVSIMKATGAVVTKVVGSGEMHIGH